The Poecilia reticulata strain Guanapo linkage group LG13, Guppy_female_1.0+MT, whole genome shotgun sequence genome has a segment encoding these proteins:
- the bloc1s3 gene encoding biogenesis of lysosome-related organelles complex 1 subunit 3 isoform X2, which translates to MSSSRYPIVVQGEASETDSDDEVYITSLTSHQTTAGGAKVPGEASETDSEDDPQQAVRSSVMAQESAQILKRELPPLIVVRDNPDVQSIVEDRPSPSHRPYGDTLLQQKLQESNSRLYTDVGQRVRQVYGSASKEVHSVTSQLNSSQSAIINASHSIRLILDDLKAVSEKIDIITSCQILPDININPGYLTSPTP; encoded by the exons ATGTCCAGCAGCAGATACCCGATAGTGGTGCAGGGGGAAGCGTCTGAAACGGACTCCGATGATGAAGTCTACATCACTTCTCTGACTTCTCACCAAACTACCGCAGGAGGAGCCAAG GTTCCTGGGGAAGCCTCGGAGACGGACAGCGAAGATGATCCGCAGCAGGCGGTCAGATCCTCTGTAATGGCTCAGGAGAGCGCTCAGATACTCAAGAGAGAGCTGCCCCCTCTTATTGTGGTCAGAGACAACCCCGATGTGCAGTCCATAGTAGAAGACAGGCCGAGCCCTTCACACAGGCCTTATG GAGACACCCTTCTAcagcagaagctgcaggagtCCAACAGCCGGCTGTATACCGATGTGGGGCAGAGGGTCCGACAGGTTTATGGCAGCGCCAGTAAGGAG GTCCACAGTGTGACATCTCAGCTGAATTCGTCCCAGAGCGCCATCATCAATGCTTCCCACAGTATCCGATTAATCCTGGACGATCTGAAGGCCGTGTCCGAGAAGATCGACATTATCACCAGCTGCCAAATACTTCCTGATATCAACATCAACCCTGGTTATTTAACTTCACCTACACCCTAA
- the bloc1s3 gene encoding biogenesis of lysosome-related organelles complex 1 subunit 3 isoform X1 — MSSSRYPIVVQGEASETDSDDEVYITSLTSHQTTAGGAKVPGEASETDSEDDPQQAVRSSVMAQESAQILKRELPPLIVVRDNPDVQSIVEDRPSPSHRPYAGDTLLQQKLQESNSRLYTDVGQRVRQVYGSASKEVHSVTSQLNSSQSAIINASHSIRLILDDLKAVSEKIDIITSCQILPDININPGYLTSPTP, encoded by the exons ATGTCCAGCAGCAGATACCCGATAGTGGTGCAGGGGGAAGCGTCTGAAACGGACTCCGATGATGAAGTCTACATCACTTCTCTGACTTCTCACCAAACTACCGCAGGAGGAGCCAAG GTTCCTGGGGAAGCCTCGGAGACGGACAGCGAAGATGATCCGCAGCAGGCGGTCAGATCCTCTGTAATGGCTCAGGAGAGCGCTCAGATACTCAAGAGAGAGCTGCCCCCTCTTATTGTGGTCAGAGACAACCCCGATGTGCAGTCCATAGTAGAAGACAGGCCGAGCCCTTCACACAGGCCTTATG CAGGAGACACCCTTCTAcagcagaagctgcaggagtCCAACAGCCGGCTGTATACCGATGTGGGGCAGAGGGTCCGACAGGTTTATGGCAGCGCCAGTAAGGAG GTCCACAGTGTGACATCTCAGCTGAATTCGTCCCAGAGCGCCATCATCAATGCTTCCCACAGTATCCGATTAATCCTGGACGATCTGAAGGCCGTGTCCGAGAAGATCGACATTATCACCAGCTGCCAAATACTTCCTGATATCAACATCAACCCTGGTTATTTAACTTCACCTACACCCTAA
- the trappc6bl gene encoding trafficking protein particle complex subunit 6B, like — MADDSLFEFLHMEIVSHIFNEQQSSKGELDNKDRAACISLLEAMGFRVGQGLIERLTRDTPSFKDELDIMKFICKDFWTKVFRRQVDNLRTNHQGTYVLQDNKFSLLSQFSGGKQYLDQAPKYLAFSCGVVRGALSNLGLESVVTAEVSIMPSCKFQVVIQKL; from the exons ATGGCAGACGACTCCTTGTTTGAGTTTCTCCATATGGAGATTGTTTCGCACATTTTCAACGAGCAGCAGTCGAGTAAAGGAGAGTTGGACAACAAG GACAGAGCGGCATGTATTTCTCTCTTAGAAGCGATGGGTTTCAGGGTGGGACAAGGTCTCATTGAGAG ACTGACACGGGACACCCCCAGCTTTAAGGATGAGCTGGATATtatgaagtttatttgtaaagactTCTGGACTAAGGTGTTTAGGAGACAAGTGGACAACCTCCGAACAAACCATCAG GGGACCTATGTTTTACAGGACAACAAGTTTTCTTTACTGAGTCAGTTTTCTGGTGGGAAACAATATCTGGATCAGGCCCCCAAG TATCTTGCGTTTTCTTGCGGTGTGGTGAGAGGAGCTCTGTCTAACCTCGGGCTGGAGAGTGTGGTGACAGCTGAGGTCTCCATCATGCCGTCAT GTAAGTTTCAGGTGGTCATCCAGAAGCTGTGA
- the LOC103474517 gene encoding zinc finger protein 36, C3H1 type-like 1, which yields MPSHPLNQFSELEDIMSKHFLSLDLGEQNRPSPSVNLAMTSPGYAGDLCRSSSFSLSSLPADSSDGLFLASSQWGQPSESLSPSQLAANSNQWGKFGFLSQRSVSLVETRSMPAASLDWPSTELKTSQSDLSPTALQAAGSSSSSSSSRYKTELCRSFTENGLCKYGGKCQFAHGPEELRDLNRHPKYKTEPCRTFHTIGFCPYGIRCHFIHNNEEEKKPTFSRSSSSFSSTLNVSQQPAGSSSSSSLRSHRPPLVRQSFSFAGFPSAPQHVLQSVLTGHTPPPVAPTATSFTCGSSGSPASCADITDLLSSAFLEMDSAFEASGIQQCQPSAGHVAQTDLRSPFLPSPDSGYSPSGLSPTSSPSLRQSPSSTDHLLGSLGARSLSYTSLSDQDQDGGSSTSSLSSSESCGGSNDSNGKRLAVFSQLSVP from the exons ATGCCATCTCACCCTCTCAACCAGTTTTCCGAGCTGGAAGACATAATGAGCAAG cattttctCAGTCTTGACCTTGGAGAGCAGAACAGACCGTCCCCCTCTGTGAACCTGGCCATGACTTCTCCAGGTTACGCCGGCGATCTGTGCAGAAGTTCCTCGTTCTCTCTGTCCAGCCTCCCCGCTGACTCATCAGACGGCCTGTTTCTGGCCTCCAGCCAATGGGGGCAGCCATCAGAAAGCCTGTCGCCCTCCCAGCTTGCTGCTAACTCCAACCAGTGGGGAAAGTTTGGTTTTCTCTCCCAACGCTCTGTCAGCCTGGTGGAGACGAGGAGCATGCCGGCGGCAAGCCTAGACTGGCCCAGCACTGAACTGAAGACGTCCCAAAGCGACCTGAGCCCCACCGCCTTGCAAGCCGCTGGCTCTTCGTCATCCAGCTCCTCGTCGCGCTACAAAACCGAACTTTGCAGATCTTTCACAGAGAACGGCCTGTGCAAGTACGGCGGGAAGTGCCAGTTCGCCCACGGCCCGGAAGAGCTACGCGATCTAAACAGACATCCTAAGTACAAGACTGAGCCTTGTCGCACCTTCCACACCATCGGCTTCTGCCCGTACGGGATCCGCTGTCACTTTATCCACAACaatgaggaggagaagaagccCACCTTTTCCCGCTCGTCCTCGTCGTTCTCCTCCACCCTTAACGTTTCTCAACAGCCAGCaggctcctcctcttcctcgtccttGCGCTCTCACCGGCCACCTCTGGTCAGGCAGAGTTTTAGCTTTGCCGGCTTTCCTTCCGCTCCTCAGCATGTCCTCCAGTCAGTCCTGACCGGCCACACGCCTCCCCCTGTTGCCCCCACTGCCACCTCGTTTACATGCGGCTCATCAGGCTCCCCTGCTTCCTGTGCCGACATCACCGACCTCCTCTCCAGCGCCTTTCTGGAGATGGACTCCGCCTTCGAGGCGTCCGGCATCCAGCAGTGCCAGCCCTCGGCGGGCCACGTTGCCCAAACCGACCTGCGCTCCCCCTTTCTGCCTTCCCCCGACTCAGGCTACTCCCCCAGTGGACTGTCGCCCACCAGCTCACCCTCCCTCCGACAGAGCCCCAGCAGCACCGACCATCTCCTGGGGTCGCTTGGCGCCCGCTCTCTGTCTTATACCTCCCTGTCAGATCAGGATCAGGACGGCGGCAGCTCCACCAGCTCCCTCAGCAGCTCCGAGTCGTGCGGGGGGAGCAACGACAGCAACGGGAAGCGCTTGGCGGTGTTCAGCCAGCTCTCTGTCCCATAG